A window of Streptomyces sp. DG1A-41 contains these coding sequences:
- a CDS encoding 3-deoxy-7-phosphoheptulonate synthase class II, which translates to MTVNAKTSASAGNTWRDLPAAQQPEYPDTEALRAVIADLESYPPLVFAGECDQLRARMAAVAKGEAFLLQGGDCAEAFDAVSADQIRNKLKTLLQMGAVLTYAASVPVVKVGRIAGQYSKPRSKPTETRDGVTLPTYRGDSVNGFDFTEEARVPDPERLKRMYHASASTLNLVRAFTTGGYADLRQVHAWNQDFVKSSPSGQRYEQLAREIDNALNFMHACGADPEEFKTVEFYSSHEALLLDYESALTRVDSRTGQLYDVSAHMVWIGERTRQLDHAHIEFASRIRNPIGIKLGPTTTAEDALQYIERLDPEREPGRLTFIVRMGADKVRDKLPELVEKVTASGATVAWVTDPMHGNTFEAASGHKTRRFDDVLDEVKGFFEVHKALGTHPGGIHVELTGDDVTECVGGGDEIFVDDLHQRYETACDPRLNRSQSLDLAFLVAEMYRDQ; encoded by the coding sequence GTGACCGTGAACGCTAAGACCAGCGCGAGTGCTGGCAACACCTGGCGAGACCTGCCCGCGGCGCAGCAGCCCGAGTACCCCGACACCGAGGCTCTGCGCGCAGTTATCGCGGACCTCGAGTCGTATCCGCCGCTCGTCTTCGCGGGCGAGTGCGACCAGCTGCGCGCCCGGATGGCGGCCGTCGCCAAGGGAGAGGCGTTCCTCCTCCAGGGCGGCGACTGCGCCGAGGCGTTCGACGCGGTGTCCGCCGACCAGATTCGCAACAAGCTCAAGACGCTGCTCCAGATGGGCGCCGTGCTGACGTACGCCGCGTCCGTGCCCGTGGTGAAGGTCGGCCGGATCGCGGGCCAGTACTCCAAGCCGCGCTCCAAGCCGACCGAGACCCGCGACGGAGTGACGCTGCCGACGTACCGGGGCGACTCCGTCAACGGCTTCGACTTCACCGAAGAGGCCCGCGTCCCGGACCCCGAGCGGCTGAAGCGGATGTACCACGCCTCGGCCTCCACGCTGAACCTGGTGCGCGCCTTCACCACCGGCGGCTACGCCGACCTGCGCCAGGTGCACGCCTGGAACCAGGACTTCGTGAAGTCGTCGCCGTCCGGGCAGCGCTACGAGCAGCTCGCGCGCGAGATCGACAACGCGCTGAACTTCATGCACGCCTGCGGGGCCGACCCGGAGGAGTTCAAGACCGTCGAGTTCTACTCCTCGCACGAGGCGCTGCTGCTCGACTACGAGTCCGCCCTGACCCGGGTCGACTCGCGCACCGGGCAGCTGTACGACGTCTCCGCGCACATGGTGTGGATCGGCGAGCGCACCCGGCAGCTGGACCACGCGCACATCGAGTTCGCCTCGCGGATCCGCAACCCGATCGGCATCAAGCTGGGTCCGACGACCACGGCCGAGGACGCGTTGCAGTACATCGAGCGCCTCGACCCGGAGCGGGAGCCGGGCCGGCTGACCTTCATCGTCCGCATGGGTGCCGACAAGGTCCGCGACAAGCTTCCGGAGCTGGTCGAGAAGGTCACCGCCTCGGGCGCCACCGTCGCCTGGGTGACCGACCCGATGCACGGCAACACCTTCGAGGCGGCCTCCGGGCACAAGACCCGCCGCTTCGACGACGTGCTCGACGAGGTCAAGGGCTTCTTCGAGGTCCACAAGGCACTCGGCACCCACCCGGGCGGCATCCACGTGGAGCTGACCGGCGACGACGTCACCGAGTGCGTGGGCGGCGGCGACGAGATCTTCGTCGACGATCTGCACCAGCGCTACGAGACGGCCTGCGACCCCCGGCTCAACCGCAGCCAGTCGCTGGACCTGGCGTTCCTCGTGGCCGAGATGTACAGGGACCAGTAA
- a CDS encoding anthranilate synthase family protein, whose product MNLLGLLDDPRPFALLRRRTPGHDHELVEVLIGPVTTYDRLADLPDEGLALVPFRQIRERGFDVRDDGTPLSVLTPEESYGVPLADALAQLPAHDVRVEGGGFDVGDEEYAEIVGRVLREEIGRGEGANFVIRRTYEGEIPGFGRADALALFRRLLEGERGAYWTFVVHTGDRTLVGASPEVHVRMSGGTVVMNPISGTYRYPAEGPTPEHLLGFLADGKEIEELSMVVDEELKMMCTVGDMGGVVVGPRLKEMAHLAHTEYELRGKSSLDVREVLRETMFAATVTGSPVQNACRVIERHEVGGRGYYAGALALLGRCAGGGRDASVGAQTLDSPILIRTADIDAGGRLRVPVGATLVRGSDPAGEVAETHAKAAGVLAALGVRPGRPREESVRPKLADDPRVRAALDGRRASLAPFWLRMQEPSEELAGHALVVDGEDTFTAMLAHVLRSGGLEVTVRRYDAPGLREAVLAHEGPLVLGPGPGDPSDLADPKMRFLRGLTAEVLRGKRHSVLGVCLGHELIAAELGLEIVRKEVPYQGAQTEIELFGRRETVGFYNSFVARCDDEALQELAAHGVEVSRASNGEVHALRGPGFAGVQFHPESVLTLNGARVVRELVGQLRGTSTPSV is encoded by the coding sequence ATGAATCTGCTCGGCTTGCTGGACGACCCCCGCCCGTTCGCCCTGCTGCGCCGCCGCACCCCGGGCCACGACCACGAGCTGGTCGAGGTCCTCATCGGCCCGGTCACCACGTACGACCGCCTCGCCGACCTCCCCGACGAGGGCCTGGCGCTCGTCCCCTTCCGGCAGATCCGCGAGCGCGGCTTCGACGTCCGCGACGACGGCACGCCGCTGTCGGTGCTGACGCCCGAGGAGTCGTACGGCGTCCCGCTCGCCGACGCCCTGGCGCAGCTCCCCGCGCACGACGTGCGCGTCGAGGGCGGCGGCTTCGACGTCGGTGACGAGGAGTACGCGGAGATCGTCGGACGCGTGCTGCGGGAGGAGATCGGGCGGGGCGAGGGCGCGAACTTCGTCATCCGGCGGACGTACGAGGGGGAGATCCCGGGGTTCGGCCGGGCCGACGCGTTGGCGCTGTTCCGGCGGCTGCTGGAGGGCGAGCGGGGCGCGTACTGGACGTTCGTCGTGCACACCGGCGACCGGACGCTGGTCGGGGCGAGCCCGGAGGTGCACGTCCGGATGTCCGGCGGGACGGTCGTCATGAACCCGATCAGCGGGACGTACCGCTATCCCGCCGAGGGGCCGACGCCCGAGCACCTGCTCGGCTTCCTCGCCGACGGCAAGGAGATCGAGGAGCTGTCGATGGTCGTCGACGAGGAGCTCAAGATGATGTGCACCGTGGGCGACATGGGCGGGGTCGTCGTCGGGCCCCGGCTGAAGGAGATGGCACACCTCGCGCACACCGAGTACGAGCTGCGCGGGAAGTCCTCACTGGACGTGCGGGAGGTCCTGAGGGAGACCATGTTCGCGGCGACCGTCACGGGCTCGCCGGTGCAGAACGCCTGCCGGGTGATCGAGCGGCACGAGGTCGGCGGGCGCGGGTACTACGCCGGTGCGCTGGCCCTCCTCGGGCGGTGCGCGGGCGGCGGGCGGGACGCATCCGTCGGGGCCCAGACCCTCGACTCCCCCATCCTCATCCGCACCGCCGACATCGACGCCGGCGGCCGGCTGCGGGTGCCCGTGGGCGCCACGCTCGTGCGCGGATCCGACCCGGCGGGCGAGGTCGCGGAGACGCACGCGAAGGCAGCGGGTGTGCTGGCGGCCCTGGGCGTCCGGCCGGGACGGCCGCGTGAGGAGTCCGTACGGCCGAAACTGGCCGACGACCCACGCGTGCGGGCCGCGCTCGACGGGCGCCGGGCCTCGCTCGCCCCGTTCTGGCTGCGGATGCAGGAGCCGTCCGAGGAACTCGCCGGACACGCCCTGGTCGTCGACGGCGAGGACACCTTCACGGCGATGCTCGCGCATGTGCTGCGGTCGGGCGGGCTGGAGGTGACCGTGCGGCGGTACGACGCGCCGGGGCTGCGGGAAGCGGTGCTCGCACACGAGGGCCCCCTCGTGCTCGGGCCCGGCCCGGGCGACCCGTCCGACCTCGCTGATCCCAAGATGCGCTTCCTGCGCGGCCTGACCGCCGAGGTGCTCCGGGGCAAACGGCACAGCGTGCTCGGCGTCTGCCTCGGGCACGAGCTGATCGCGGCCGAGCTGGGGCTGGAGATCGTACGGAAGGAAGTGCCGTACCAGGGGGCGCAGACGGAGATCGAGCTGTTCGGGCGGCGGGAGACCGTCGGCTTCTACAACAGTTTCGTGGCGCGCTGCGACGACGAGGCGCTTCAGGAACTGGCCGCGCACGGCGTGGAGGTCAGCCGCGCCTCGAACGGGGAGGTGCACGCGCTGCGCGGGCCCGGCTTCGCGGGCGTCCAGTTCCACCCGGAGTCGGTCCTGACGCTGAACGGCGCGCGGGTCGTGCGGGAGCTGGTGGGGCAGCTGCGCGGCACCAGCACGCCCTCGGTGTAG
- a CDS encoding response regulator transcription factor, translated as MTETTRDRRDPIKVMVVDDHPMWRDAVARDLAESGFEVVATAGDGDQAVRRAKAAAPEVLVLDLNLPGKPGVQVCKEVVAADPALRVLVLSASGEHADVLEAVKSGATGYLLKSASTGELQDAVRRTAVGDPVFTPGLAGLVLGEYRRLASEPAPAQDTDEPKAPRLTDRETEVLRLVAKGLSYKQIAERLVISHRTVQNHVQNTLGKLQLHNRVELVRYAIERGLDDE; from the coding sequence ATGACGGAGACCACGCGGGACCGGCGGGACCCGATCAAGGTCATGGTGGTCGACGACCACCCCATGTGGCGTGACGCGGTCGCCCGGGACCTGGCCGAGTCGGGCTTCGAGGTGGTCGCCACCGCGGGCGACGGCGACCAGGCCGTGCGCCGCGCGAAGGCCGCCGCACCCGAGGTCCTCGTGCTCGACCTGAACCTGCCCGGCAAGCCCGGCGTCCAGGTCTGCAAGGAGGTCGTCGCGGCCGACCCGGCGCTGCGCGTCCTGGTGCTGTCCGCGAGTGGCGAGCACGCCGACGTCCTGGAGGCGGTGAAGTCAGGCGCGACCGGCTATCTGCTGAAGTCGGCCTCCACCGGGGAACTCCAGGACGCGGTCCGCCGCACCGCCGTCGGCGACCCCGTCTTCACCCCCGGCCTCGCCGGGCTGGTCCTCGGCGAGTACCGCCGCCTGGCCTCCGAACCCGCCCCCGCCCAGGACACCGACGAACCGAAGGCACCCCGGCTCACCGACCGCGAGACCGAGGTGCTGCGCCTCGTCGCCAAGGGTCTGAGCTACAAGCAGATCGCCGAACGCCTGGTCATCTCCCACCGCACGGTGCAGAACCACGTCCAGAACACCCTCGGCAAGCTCCAGCTGCACAACCGCGTGGAACTGGTCAGGTACGCGATAGAGCGCGGCCTCGACGACGAGTGA
- a CDS encoding DUF5931 domain-containing protein has translation MAKRERVMRMSVEQPLWRALTAYRVLTMLYAVGLFATAYEEFARPWVAVAYYAVLAVWTVTTLPRVASAARCTKRFLAVDLTVAITGILLTPVADAHERVQAGGPTLPSIWTAGAVLAFAIKGGWRWAALASSLVAAANLIERGSPARDTVHNVILVCIASIAIGYVVEVARASERTLARALEIEAATRERERLARDIHDSVLQVLAMVQRRGAVIGGEAAELGRMAGEQEVALRTLVSGGLVPVSRVSEDAAEGAVVRTVEEQPEESGPVDLRALLAPYAGAKVSLAEPGAPVPLAPVAAREVAAAVGAALDNVRKHAGEQARAWILVEDEPDEVIVTVRDDGPGIPEGRLAQAEGEGRLGVALSIRGRLRDLGGSAELISVPGQGTEVELKVPKDVTNVRGKAERR, from the coding sequence ATGGCCAAGCGCGAGCGAGTCATGAGGATGTCGGTCGAGCAGCCGCTGTGGCGTGCGCTGACCGCCTACCGGGTGCTCACGATGCTGTACGCGGTCGGCCTGTTCGCCACCGCCTACGAGGAGTTCGCCCGCCCCTGGGTCGCCGTCGCCTACTACGCCGTGCTGGCCGTGTGGACCGTGACCACACTGCCCCGGGTCGCGAGCGCCGCCCGCTGCACCAAGCGGTTCCTCGCCGTCGACCTCACCGTCGCCATCACCGGCATCCTGCTCACGCCCGTCGCCGACGCGCACGAGCGGGTCCAGGCGGGCGGCCCCACCCTGCCGTCGATATGGACCGCCGGTGCCGTCCTCGCCTTCGCCATCAAGGGCGGCTGGCGCTGGGCGGCCCTCGCCTCCAGCCTCGTGGCCGCCGCCAACCTGATCGAGCGCGGCAGCCCGGCCCGCGACACCGTCCACAACGTCATCCTCGTCTGCATCGCCTCCATCGCCATCGGCTACGTCGTCGAGGTCGCCCGAGCCTCCGAGCGCACCCTCGCCCGCGCCCTGGAGATCGAGGCCGCCACGCGAGAGCGGGAGCGCCTCGCCCGGGACATCCACGACAGCGTGCTCCAGGTGCTGGCGATGGTGCAGCGGCGTGGCGCGGTGATCGGCGGCGAGGCGGCCGAGCTGGGCCGGATGGCCGGGGAGCAGGAGGTCGCGCTGCGCACCCTGGTCTCCGGCGGACTGGTGCCCGTCTCCCGGGTCTCGGAGGACGCCGCCGAGGGAGCCGTCGTCCGGACCGTCGAGGAGCAGCCGGAGGAGAGCGGCCCCGTCGACCTGCGCGCCCTGCTCGCGCCGTACGCCGGCGCCAAGGTCAGCCTCGCCGAGCCCGGCGCGCCCGTGCCGCTGGCGCCGGTCGCCGCCCGGGAGGTGGCCGCGGCCGTCGGGGCGGCGCTGGACAACGTCCGCAAGCACGCCGGGGAGCAGGCGCGCGCGTGGATCCTCGTCGAGGACGAGCCGGACGAGGTGATCGTCACCGTACGGGACGACGGACCCGGCATCCCGGAGGGGCGGCTCGCCCAGGCCGAGGGCGAGGGGCGGCTCGGCGTCGCCCTGTCGATCCGCGGCCGGCTGCGCGACCTCGGCGGCAGCGCGGAGCTGATCTCGGTGCCGGGCCAGGGCACGGAGGTCGAGTTGAAAGTGCCGAAGGACGTGACGAACGTACGGGGGAAGGCGGAGCGGCGATGA
- the bfr gene encoding bacterioferritin produces MQGDPEVLEFLNEQLTGELTAINQYWLHYRIQDNKGWTKLAKYTREESIDEMKHADKITERILMLDGLPNYQRLFHVRVGQTVTEMFQADRQVEVEAIDRLKRGIEVMRSKGDITSANLFESILEDEEHHIDYLDTQLELIDKLGEALYLAQQIEQPS; encoded by the coding sequence ATGCAGGGCGACCCCGAGGTTCTCGAATTCCTGAACGAGCAGTTGACCGGCGAGCTGACGGCGATCAATCAGTACTGGCTGCACTACCGGATCCAGGACAACAAGGGCTGGACCAAGCTCGCCAAGTACACGCGTGAAGAATCCATCGACGAGATGAAGCACGCGGACAAGATCACCGAACGCATCCTCATGCTGGATGGCCTGCCCAACTACCAGCGGCTCTTCCACGTACGGGTCGGCCAGACGGTCACCGAGATGTTCCAGGCCGATCGCCAGGTCGAGGTCGAGGCGATCGACCGCCTCAAGCGCGGTATCGAGGTGATGCGCAGCAAGGGCGACATCACGTCGGCGAACCTCTTCGAGTCGATCCTCGAGGACGAGGAGCACCACATCGACTACCTGGACACGCAGCTGGAGCTCATCGACAAGCTCGGTGAGGCGCTGTACCTCGCGCAGCAGATCGAGCAGCCGAGTTAG
- a CDS encoding deoxyribonuclease IV, producing the protein MNNQLSGPSRNPVGGHVPVAGGLHSAGLSYARELKAETVQVFVANPRGWATPAGNPKQDEAFRAACEAESIPAYVHAPYLINFGSHTEATVERSVESLRHSLRRGREIGALGVVVHTGSATGGRERSVALKQVREHLLPLLDELTHDDDPCLLLESTAGQGASLCSRTWDFGPYFEALDAHPMLGVCLDTCHIFAAGHDLTGPSGMHRTLDLLVDTVGEGRLRLIHANDSKDVVGAHKDRHENIGVGHIGEDPFRALMTHPATEGVPLIIETPGGRQGHAADVERLKKLRDR; encoded by the coding sequence GTGAACAATCAGTTGTCCGGCCCCTCCCGCAACCCCGTGGGCGGCCACGTCCCCGTGGCCGGTGGGCTCCACTCCGCCGGTCTGTCCTACGCCCGTGAGCTGAAGGCGGAGACCGTCCAGGTCTTCGTCGCCAACCCGCGCGGCTGGGCCACTCCGGCCGGGAATCCGAAGCAGGACGAGGCGTTCCGCGCCGCGTGCGAGGCCGAGTCGATCCCGGCCTATGTCCACGCCCCCTACCTGATCAACTTCGGCTCGCACACCGAGGCGACCGTGGAGCGGTCGGTGGAGTCCCTGCGGCACTCGCTGCGCCGCGGGCGGGAGATCGGGGCGCTGGGCGTGGTCGTGCACACCGGCAGCGCGACCGGCGGCCGGGAGCGGTCGGTGGCGCTGAAGCAGGTACGGGAGCATCTGCTGCCGCTGCTCGACGAGCTGACCCACGACGACGACCCGTGCCTGCTGCTGGAGTCGACCGCCGGCCAGGGCGCCTCCCTGTGCTCACGGACATGGGACTTCGGCCCGTACTTCGAGGCGCTGGACGCCCATCCGATGCTGGGCGTGTGCCTGGACACCTGCCACATCTTCGCCGCCGGGCACGACCTGACCGGCCCCAGCGGCATGCACCGGACGCTGGACCTGCTGGTGGACACGGTCGGCGAGGGCCGGCTGAGACTGATCCACGCCAACGACTCCAAGGACGTGGTGGGCGCGCACAAGGACCGGCACGAGAACATCGGCGTGGGCCACATCGGCGAGGACCCGTTCCGGGCCCTGATGACGCACCCCGCGACCGAGGGCGTGCCGCTGATCATCGAAACGCCGGGCGGGAGGCAGGGGCACGCGGCGGACGTGGAGCGGCTGAAGAAGCTGCGCGACCGCTGA
- a CDS encoding sulfite oxidase-like oxidoreductase: MGQPVGHESGEGRDPAGATQPGLPPGQRVQRGWPVTHYGPVPKFRPERWEFRVFGATADGGKHCWTHEEFTALPYTTVVADLHCVTKFSMLGAEWGGIPARTILDIAPPADDVTHVMVWAEYGFSSNLRLYDFASEHTLFATHKDGELLTAEHGFPLRLIVPHLYAWKGPKWVRGVEYMTADRRGFWEERGYHNIGDPWREQRYSYQEEPGDGPDL; this comes from the coding sequence ATGGGTCAGCCGGTGGGACACGAATCGGGAGAAGGGCGCGATCCGGCAGGAGCGACGCAGCCCGGGCTTCCGCCGGGACAGCGGGTACAGCGCGGCTGGCCGGTCACGCACTACGGGCCCGTCCCCAAGTTCCGGCCCGAGCGCTGGGAGTTCAGGGTCTTCGGCGCCACGGCGGACGGCGGCAAGCACTGCTGGACCCACGAGGAGTTCACGGCCCTGCCCTACACCACCGTCGTGGCCGATCTGCACTGCGTCACGAAGTTCAGCATGCTGGGCGCCGAGTGGGGCGGCATCCCCGCGCGTACGATTCTCGACATCGCGCCGCCCGCGGACGACGTCACCCATGTGATGGTGTGGGCGGAATACGGATTCAGCTCCAACCTCCGGCTGTACGACTTCGCCTCCGAGCACACCCTGTTCGCCACCCACAAGGACGGCGAGCTGCTCACCGCCGAGCACGGCTTCCCGCTGCGCCTGATCGTGCCCCACCTGTACGCCTGGAAGGGCCCCAAGTGGGTGCGCGGCGTGGAGTACATGACCGCCGACCGGCGCGGCTTCTGGGAGGAGCGCGGCTACCACAACATCGGCGACCCCTGGCGGGAGCAGCGCTACTCGTACCAGGAGGAGCCCGGGGACGGCCCCGACCTCTGA
- a CDS encoding (2Fe-2S)-binding protein, whose protein sequence is MDRVYVCSCFGITEQQVKQHADGGACTPRQIASACKAGTDCGSCVRRIQAILGRGACPRREMADRGQPVLAELEDAA, encoded by the coding sequence GTGGACCGCGTGTACGTGTGCAGTTGCTTCGGGATCACCGAGCAGCAGGTCAAGCAGCACGCGGACGGCGGCGCCTGCACCCCTCGGCAGATAGCCTCCGCCTGCAAGGCGGGCACGGACTGCGGGTCGTGCGTACGCCGCATCCAGGCGATCCTGGGCAGGGGTGCGTGCCCTCGCCGTGAGATGGCCGACCGGGGTCAGCCGGTGCTCGCGGAGCTGGAAGACGCCGCCTAA
- the pknB gene encoding Stk1 family PASTA domain-containing Ser/Thr kinase, translating to MDTTLQDPLVGQVLDGRYRIDARIAVGGMATVYRAVDTRLDRVLALKVMHPSLAVDGSFVERFIREAKSVARLAHPNVVQVFDQGTDGSYVYLAMEYVAGCTLRDVLRERGALQPRAALDILEPVLAALGAAHRAGFVHRDMKPENVLIGDDGRVKVADFGLVRAVDTVTNTTGTVLGTVSYLAPEQIENGTADPRVDVYACGVMLYEMLTGDKPHDGDSPAVILYKHLHEDVPPPSAAVPGLAYELDEMVASATARTPDIRPHDAVALLAQVRGGRGRLTLEQLDAVPPQALAADHDNADDRTSVIPRALATPRPLPVNEDEEGSAAALNRTSRFESPPPPPSRRRSGPRRGPTAIVVAVLLVLGLGTGIWYINSGQFTEVPPLLAKTQAQAEDRLADAGLELGKVEHAYSDTVERGRVISSDPKAGTRIRGNDSVSITVSDGPQNVRVPALEGQRLDKARSLLKQDGLEPGMVTREFSEDVPRGSVISARPADGTKVRAGTAVALVVSKGSPIDIPDVTGDDLADARAELQDAGLKVEIAAERVTSSEFDEGQVAEQSPGPGGRAAEGDTVTLTVSKGPEMIEVPDVVGDSVDDATRELKSAGFQVDEDRGLLGLFGDTVKGQSVKGGETAPKGSTITIKIR from the coding sequence GTGGACACGACCCTTCAGGACCCCTTGGTCGGGCAGGTGCTCGACGGCCGGTATCGCATCGACGCGAGGATCGCGGTCGGCGGGATGGCCACGGTCTACCGGGCCGTGGACACCCGGCTCGACCGGGTCCTCGCGCTCAAGGTGATGCACCCCTCGCTCGCGGTCGACGGCTCGTTCGTCGAGCGGTTCATCCGCGAGGCGAAGTCGGTGGCCCGGCTGGCCCACCCGAACGTGGTGCAGGTGTTCGACCAGGGCACCGACGGCAGTTACGTCTACCTCGCCATGGAGTACGTCGCGGGCTGCACCCTGCGGGACGTGCTGCGAGAGCGCGGGGCCCTTCAGCCGCGTGCCGCCCTGGACATCCTGGAGCCGGTACTGGCCGCGCTGGGCGCCGCGCACCGCGCCGGGTTCGTGCACCGGGACATGAAGCCCGAGAACGTTTTGATAGGGGACGACGGCCGGGTCAAGGTCGCCGACTTCGGGCTCGTACGGGCCGTGGACACGGTGACGAACACCACCGGCACCGTGCTCGGCACGGTCTCGTACCTCGCCCCCGAGCAGATAGAGAACGGCACCGCCGACCCCCGAGTCGACGTGTACGCGTGCGGCGTGATGCTGTACGAGATGCTGACCGGCGACAAGCCGCACGACGGGGACTCCCCGGCCGTGATCCTCTACAAGCATCTGCACGAGGACGTCCCGCCGCCCTCGGCCGCCGTGCCCGGTCTGGCGTACGAGCTGGACGAGATGGTGGCCTCGGCGACCGCCCGCACCCCGGACATCCGCCCGCACGACGCGGTGGCGCTGCTCGCACAGGTCCGTGGCGGGCGCGGCCGGCTGACCTTGGAGCAGCTGGACGCGGTCCCGCCGCAGGCCCTCGCCGCGGACCACGACAACGCCGACGACCGGACGAGCGTGATCCCGCGCGCGCTGGCCACGCCGCGACCGCTGCCCGTCAACGAGGACGAGGAGGGCTCCGCGGCCGCGCTCAACCGCACCAGCCGCTTCGAGTCCCCGCCACCCCCGCCGTCCCGGCGCCGCTCGGGGCCCCGGCGCGGCCCGACGGCGATCGTCGTCGCCGTCCTGCTCGTGCTCGGCCTCGGCACCGGCATCTGGTACATCAACTCGGGACAGTTCACCGAGGTCCCCCCGCTGCTGGCGAAGACCCAGGCGCAGGCCGAGGACCGGCTGGCGGACGCCGGGCTGGAGCTCGGCAAGGTCGAGCACGCCTACAGCGACACCGTGGAGCGCGGCCGGGTCATCAGCAGCGACCCCAAGGCCGGGACCCGGATCCGCGGCAACGACTCGGTGAGCATCACCGTCTCCGACGGCCCCCAGAACGTGCGGGTGCCCGCCCTGGAGGGCCAGCGGCTGGACAAGGCGCGGTCCCTGTTGAAGCAGGACGGGCTGGAGCCGGGCATGGTCACCCGGGAGTTCAGCGAGGACGTGCCCAGGGGCTCGGTGATCTCCGCACGACCGGCCGACGGCACGAAGGTGCGCGCGGGTACGGCCGTCGCGCTCGTCGTCAGCAAGGGCAGCCCCATCGACATCCCCGACGTCACCGGTGACGACCTGGCCGACGCCAGGGCCGAGCTTCAGGACGCCGGTCTCAAGGTGGAAATCGCCGCGGAGCGGGTCACCTCCTCCGAGTTCGACGAGGGCCAGGTCGCCGAGCAGAGCCCGGGCCCCGGCGGCCGGGCGGCCGAGGGTGACACGGTGACGCTGACGGTGTCCAAGGGTCCGGAGATGATCGAGGTCCCGGACGTGGTCGGCGACAGCGTCGACGACGCCACGCGGGAGCTGAAGAGCGCCGGATTCCAGGTCGACGAGGACCGAGGACTGCTCGGCCTGTTCGGCGACACGGTGAAGGGCCAGTCCGTGAAGGGCGGGGAGACCGCGCCCAAGGGCTCGACGATCACCATCAAGATCAGGTGA
- a CDS encoding 6-phosphofructokinase: MRVGVLTGGGDCPGLNAVIRAIVRKGVQEYGYDFTGFRDGWRGPMEGDTVRLDIPAVRGILPRGGTILGSSRTNPLKERNGIRRIKENLAGLEVEALVAIGGEDTLGVAARLSDEHQVPCVGVPKTIDNDLSATDYTFGFDTAVGIATEAIDRLHTTAESHMRVLVVEVMGRHAGWIALHSGLAGGANVILIPEQRFDIEQVCAWVTSRFRASYAPIVVVAEGAVPKDGDMVLKDQSLDSFGHVRLSGVGEWLAKEIEKRTGKEARTTVLGHVQRGGTPSAFDRWLATRFGLHAIDCVRDGAFGTMVALRGTDIVRVPLADATARLKTVDPRLYEEVGVFFG; encoded by the coding sequence ATGCGCGTCGGAGTACTGACCGGAGGCGGCGACTGCCCCGGACTCAACGCCGTCATCCGGGCCATCGTCCGCAAGGGCGTGCAGGAGTACGGCTACGACTTCACCGGCTTCCGGGACGGCTGGCGCGGTCCCATGGAAGGCGACACCGTCCGTCTCGACATCCCCGCCGTGCGCGGCATCCTGCCCCGCGGCGGAACCATCCTCGGCTCCTCGCGGACCAACCCGCTGAAGGAGCGGAACGGCATCCGCCGTATCAAGGAGAACCTCGCCGGGCTCGAGGTCGAGGCGCTCGTCGCCATCGGCGGCGAGGACACCCTGGGCGTGGCCGCCCGGCTGTCCGACGAGCACCAAGTGCCCTGTGTGGGCGTCCCGAAGACGATAGACAACGACCTGTCCGCCACGGACTACACCTTCGGCTTCGACACCGCGGTCGGCATCGCGACCGAGGCCATCGACAGGCTGCACACCACCGCCGAGTCCCACATGCGCGTCCTGGTCGTCGAGGTGATGGGCCGGCACGCCGGCTGGATCGCCCTGCACTCCGGCCTGGCCGGCGGCGCGAACGTCATCCTCATCCCCGAGCAGCGCTTCGACATCGAGCAGGTGTGCGCCTGGGTGACGTCCCGCTTCCGGGCGTCGTACGCGCCGATCGTGGTCGTCGCGGAGGGGGCCGTGCCGAAGGACGGCGACATGGTCCTCAAGGACCAGTCGCTGGACTCCTTCGGGCACGTCCGCCTGTCCGGTGTCGGCGAGTGGCTCGCCAAGGAGATCGAGAAGCGCACGGGCAAGGAGGCCCGCACGACGGTCCTCGGCCATGTCCAGCGCGGTGGTACCCCCAGCGCCTTCGACCGCTGGCTCGCCACCCGTTTCGGACTGCACGCCATCGACTGCGTCCGCGACGGCGCCTTCGGCACGATGGTCGCCCTGCGCGGCACGGACATCGTCCGCGTCCCCCTCGCGGACGCGACGGCCCGCCTGAAGACGGTGGACCCGAGGCTGTACGAGGAGGTCGGGGTGTTCTTCGGCTGA